Genomic DNA from Archangium lipolyticum:
TCAGGCCCATGGGAGGGATGCCACCGGAGCAGGGGCCCGGGGCGGTCGCGCTGCCCGTGCACGCCTTGTTGCGCACCTTCCACTGCCAGCTGTTCGTCGCCAGTGTCGGGTAGGCCGTCGGGCTACTGAGACCATAGCACTGGTCCGTGGTCGGCGTGGCGTTCTCCTCACCGTCCGTCGCCATGTAGATGCGCTTGGCGTGGAACTCGTTGGGCAGATAGTTGATGAGCTCGTCCACCGCGGCGCACACGGAGTAGGCCAGCGGGGTGTTACCACCCAGGGTGGCCGCGTTCACCGCCGCCTTGACCTCCGCCGCCGTCTTGTTCTGGCTGAAATTGAAAACCTTGACGTAGCCCGTGCCCTCGAAGGTCCAGAAGGCATACTTCGTCGGCTGGGGCGGAACGATGTCCAGGAAGGCGTTGATGCGCTCCTTGGCGACCTGGAAGCGCGTCTTCCCGGGCACGGACTGGAGCGACATGCTACCGGTCCGGTCGAGCAGGACGAGCACGTGCTCGTCCGCGCTCGCCACACCGGAGGTCAATGCCGCCGCGCAGGCCACACCCATCGTGACCCGGGAAAATACTCGCTGAAACACAGTCTTCATGTGGAACCCCCCATGCGTTGGATGTTCATTCACTGCTTCGACTTCGCTTCGTTCACTGCCCACCGATTCTCTCCACAAACCGGCGTGGCCACGGTGAGTGCGTCGTTCATGCCCAGCACGAGCCACTCGCCGGAGAACACGAGTGAGCGCACGTCGCTGGGGGTGGGATAGCGCGCGAGCACGGAGAGGTCGCCCGTACCCAGGGCGATGACTCCGAAAGGAGGTGCCGCGAGGGCGAGGTAGGCCACCGCGCCGTCGAAGGCAAGGATGCTCCGCACGTCCAGCGGGACCGGAAGCTGGGACAGGTCCACGTGCTTCCGGGTGACGATGCGCGTGCCCTGGCGCTCCAGCAGGTGGACCTGGCGACCGTTCTCGATGATCAGGGCGAGCCCCTTCGCGAGCGCGAGGGCAGTGAATCGGTCCGTCGTCCCGGACAGCACTCCGGTGGCCACATCCCCTCCCGTCCAGGAGGACCAGTGCAGGGCCAGCCGCGAGGGCTTCGCGGGCTCTTCGAAGCGGACCTCGCCCATCAGCACCTCCGAGCGCTTCCCATCCACCGCGAAGGCCCAGTCCGTGCGCGTGCCCGCGCCGCCGTCCAACGTGAAGGTACGCTCGGCCGCGGGTACCAGCACGGCTCCCGTGCAGGTCGCGGGCAGCGTGAAGCGCCGCAGCCAGTAGCCGCCCTGCGACGTGGGCGACATCTGGAAGAGCTGCCCCTCCGCGGAGGCCAGGGCCGCCGGGCCTCCCACGACGCTCACGTGACCGGCCGTCTCCAGCAGCGCTCCAGCACCGGAGCGCAGGCAGCTCAGCACCGCGGTTCCCTCTTCCTGGTGCACGTTGGAGCCGCTCGTGGGCACCGTCACCAGCTCCAGGGGGCCCGGCCCCGAAACGGGCGGCGCGAGCCGCAGCCGCCGAGTGTCCGCGGGCAGTAGCATGCCACCCGCGGCGAGCAGGGGTTGCTCGGGGTTCGAGAGGTCTACGCGGTGGGATTCAAAGGGCCCCACGGCTTGGACGGTGCCATCCGCGGCGGCGCGCACGCGCACCAGGGCGCCATGGTGGACGCCGGTCTGGAAGTGCATCGCGCCGGAGTCCCCCAGCGTGAGCACGCGGCGCCAGGGCTGCAGCACGGCGTGCCGTCCCGCGCCGGTGAGCACCAGCGGGGACAGGTGCAGCCCCACCTCCTCGCCCTCCCGCAGGAGGATGCTGCCCACCACCGGGGAGACGCCCTCCGCCGTCAGGGTGTGCCGCTCCACCGTGTACGAGCGCAGGGAGCCCCCCAGACGAAACCACTCGATCAGCAGCTCGCCGTCCAGCAGCACGAAGCCCAGGGGACGCTCCCAGCGCCCGACGCCCTCCATGGGCGCGAAGGTCTTCACGGGTGAGGGCGTCCCCGTTCTGGCCAGGTCCGCCGCGCGGTACACGAAGATGCGGCCCAGTTCCCCATAGCGGAGCAATTCGTGCGCCACGACGAACGCGCCCCGGGCCTGCACGTGGAAGAAGGCCTGGGTCGTGAAGAGGGCGGTCCCGACGACCGGGCCCGACGGCGAGGACACATCCACCGGCACGAGTCCCAGCGAGGTCGCGGCCCACAGCGTATTGCCGTCCGGGGAGAGGGCCAGCGAGCGGCAGGTACCCCCGGGAAGCTGGAAGTTGTGGACGGCGTCCTGGCTCAGGGAGTGATCCGCTCCGACGCGCCAGGCCGTCACCACGTAACCGGCACATGTCCAGAAGCGGTCTCCCCGCCCGGCACCGGAGAGGATGCTGTCGCTGTTGGAGGGGAGCGCGTACCGCGACAGCGTCGTGAGGCGGTCCCCCTCCAGCCCCAGCAACTCCAGGCGTTGCCGCGTCCCCACGACGACGACGCGGTCCGGTCCCAGGGGGACGAAGAAGGTAGTGAAGCGATCCGACCAGTCCCAGCTTCCGAGGAAGCGCTCGACGTACAGGTCCAGGGTGCGCTGGTCCAGCCGCACCAGCCCTTCTGGGCTCACGCGCACCAGGGACACCGACAATCCGCTTCCACCCAGACGCTCGCCGAACAGGATGCGGTCATCCGACACGGACTCCGCCAGGCCCGCCAGCGGTGGACCGCCCTGCTCCACCGGAGCCGCTCCGTGGCTCCACAGGGTGCCGAACGTCGCCGCGGGACGAGAGAGAGGCTCGCCCCGGCACGCTCCGCCCACGCAGCGATCCCCCGACGTGCACTGCTCGCCGTCATCACAGCCGGTGCCGTCTGGTGCGGCGGGGTAGACGCAGTGGCCCGACTCGTCGAGCTGCTCCACCGTACACGGGTCGTCGTCATGGCACGCTCCGGCATCGGGTTGCGAGGGACCGCCGTCCGGCTCCCCGGCATCGGGCTGTCCGGCGTCCACCGCTCCCGCATCCTGG
This window encodes:
- a CDS encoding VWA domain-containing protein; the protein is MGVACAAALTSGVASADEHVLVLLDRTGSMSLQSVPGKTRFQVAKERINAFLDIVPPQPTKYAFWTFEGTGYVKVFNFSQNKTAAEVKAAVNAATLGGNTPLAYSVCAAVDELINYLPNEFHAKRIYMATDGEENATPTTDQCYGLSSPTAYPTLATNSWQWKVRNKACTGSATAPGPCSGGIPPMGLTLIVDIDHLYDFVPFQANAFTEELEDPRARSGFAAAMAANNDAAFFGGLSGETNGRYASITPATPPAQATPVPGDATGDGCVNVTDRTAVLAQYGQQVPAGTPTDFNRDLIVNIYDHNTVLQNFGRGCTTTTK